The genomic region TAATAGTTCTTTCGTTACCAATTTCTCTATAATTTAGGATAGAAAATCCTATGAAAGGTGCTAGCAAATAAAGTAATAAGTGAAATCCAGTTATTGCTTGAAATGCGGTAGTTATTATTATAAAGTATCCTAACCCTGCATATCCATTGCCCTTAATTGCTAGTAGGAGAATTGTATAGATTGATACACTTAGTGCAAGAAGGAGTATTGGTAAATTGTAAGGATTATAAAGCACTATCCCAAAAGCCGAAGGGATAACCATGTTCATTATTATTTCCAAGAACCTATTATTAACTACTAGAAAGTATAATGGAAGGAACACGAATAAGCCTGGAATTGCAGCTATATAAGACATCATTGCCCTTTTTGATATTATCTTATTGTAGATTATGGCGTAAATAATTACTCCTAGTAATGAAGATATAAAGACAAACGAGTAACATATTGCTAAATCTCCGTGCAAAAAGACTGTGTCAGTCCCTGCATAAGTTGTAATCATTACCATTATAAGCGTTGGCAGAAATAGGAGTGACCTTCTATTAGATTTTATTGTAACCTCTATAAGTGACGCAATACCGAGCAATGCTAGCACTATTTCTACGAAGGACCAATAAGGGGAGAGAGAATAATTATGAATTAAGTTTAAAGAAGGAGATACCAAGAGCGCTATTCCTAAAGGTAATAAAGACCTTACCTTATTAGACATAACTATTGCTACAAGACCTAAGAATACTACTTCCATGTAAAGCCCTGCAGTACCTAGATAACTCAATAGCCCTTCATAAGGGAAAGTAATAGGGAGGTAAGAAATGGGGAAAATAAACTCAAAAAGGAAGGCTAAAGAAGAGGATATTGCCAAAAAAATTGAAAATATTTTAATGTAGCTCAAGATACATCACTTTCTATACACAATCCATATTATTGCTAAAGCAACAACTGCTACCACTACTCCAACTACTGTCACTGTCATTAGTGTGGGACTTATTACGAGTGGTGGAGGTGGTGTTGGATGAGATGCTGTGGATAGTGACAAGGTTACGAATGGGGTTACTATTGACTTATCAAGTAACGTCTCTCCTTCTCTTCCCTGCCATACTGCAAAAGCTACATAGTAAGTGGTATTAAGAGTTATCTGAGGTTCATATTTTGCTATATTAGATGGCACAGTTAGTGATCTAACGTATTCTACTGTCCAGTACCCGTTACACCACTTTGCGCCGGTTCTTATCATGAATAAAGAGCCGTTAAGTCCGCTGCTTTGTACCGGAGTATACCAAATTCCTGTACAATCCACCTCATACATGTTAGTATTATTAGTATAAAGTGGGACAGCAAATCCTCCACAATCTGGGTCTGTATAAGGCAATCCAGTTAATGATTCGTTAGCCCATAAGTGAACTTTGAATGCCGGATCGTAAGTTGCGTTGTTCCAAGTTGCTCCGGATACCCACATCCATATATTTGCTGCTCCGCCAGGCATCTTGAAAGATCCGCCAGCAACTGATAAGTTATATCCATCATAAACTTGGCCTGGATATTTACCTCCTATATTCATGCCATCCATAGTAGGCGTTCCAGTTCCCATATACCACATCATTGCTACTCTGTCGGGATAGTACCAAGTGGAGTTAGTATAATAACCGTAGAATAAACCATTGCAATAAAGGATATACTCCATAGGTCTAAGTGAATGATAGAATAGTATTATTCCATTAGATAATACTTGAATTTGAGTGTCGTTCGGAGCTAAAACTGTTACTCCTTTGTAAGAGAAAGCTAACCTTCCGCTCTCACTTTTACCATTAACTATTGAAACATAGCCGGTACAGTTTGTTAACAACTTATAAGTAGCTCCGGGCATCAATTCAATTATTCTAAATAAACCCGGTCCAGTAGCAGATGGATATAATGCACCGGCTGCTGCGGACCAAGCTCCGAACGCAGGATTTGGAGCCGGCCATTTGACTAGGACGAAAATATCGCTTCCGTTCCAAGCTGCTTTAACAAGTATATAGTGTGTTAAACCTGAGGTAGGAGCATTTGGAATATTTGCAGTTAATGACAAATTAACCCAGGGTATATCGTTCCAAAAACTGCAGCTTCCTGGATTTGCAAGATTAGCAGAGCCTACTACTTTATATGCTACTATTGTTGGAAAGCTTTGAGCCAGAGGTACATTTTCAAAAGCTAACATTATCGAAAATAACATTGCAACAAGAGCTATTAACAAGGGGATCTTTTTCCTCATTTTAAATTCACATGATGAAAAGCGTTCTTCTACGTAATAAGGATAAAACGTTGGACTGATTATTTTGATGAGATAGTTTAAAGTTATTATAATTTTTATAAAAAACACAATATAAAAATATTCAAAATAATGATTAAAATTATTTAAAAGATAATATCTTTAAAGATGCAACTTTCTCTCCAAATTCCTTTTTCAAAGAATCTATTATTAACTTCCACTCTTCCCTAGGGTTTTCCTTAATTAAAGGTATGTCGCGTTCTTTGGCTATTGTCTTTATAGCGTAAATACATCGAGAAAAGATTGGACAAGAACTACACGTTAGTTTATCTGATTCCATATTAATATAAAATAATTCCTTATCTTTTCTGTAAAGAAGGCCATCAGTAAACCAAATTCCTTCATTGCTGGCCTTGAAGGGTAATACTGCACTAAAGGATATAGCGTTCTCCATCAATAGGCCAGCTTCTCTTAATTTATCAACAATAAAGTAAAAATAGCTTTTACTTAAATTCCCTTTATCATGTGTAGATAAAACGTACAAGAACTTTTCATCTGCAAGCTTTTCGAAGAGCTCTTTCCTTAAGAGCACTACCTTGTCATCGAGGATTGGTCTCTCAACCTTTCCAGTTTTTAAATCGCACATAATTAATCAATTATTTATAGAATTTTAACCTAAAAAACCATCCTTCATTACAGATATATATAGCAAATTAACTCTGTTAATTTTCAAATAGGCTATTATTTTTATAAATTTTTTACCTTATTTAGGCAATCAAACCTTTTAGCACTATATACTTAAAATAAGAGAGTTATGATACTTAATTTAGGCAAAATTTATAAACTACGATGAAAAGTTATATTTTAAGGCGAGAAGATGTTTGCGTTACAACCTAGTGATATAGCAATAATAATAATTGTTGCCCTTGTGCTATTTTTTGGTACTAGTAAGATCCCTGAGTTGTTTAGGTCTATGGGTAAGGCTGTTGGTGAGTTTAAGAAGGGTAGGCTTGAGGCTGAATTGGAGATGCAGCAGATGCAGCAGCAAAATCAACCACAAGTTCAGAATCAAGCTGATAAGGCTGCAGAGTTAGAGAGGCAGATTCAAGAGTTGCAAAAACAATTGGAGCAGTTGAAGAGTCAAAAACAGCAACAACAATAATAAAGAAATTGTTTTAATTTTAGTTTAAATTAATTTTTATTTTGTTAATATGGTGAGTTAAATGTTAGGTAACATATCAGATACGGCAATTATAATACTTATAGCTATACTCTTATTGGCAGGACAGAAGGACGTTGCTGGTACAGTGAGAAATTTAGGTAAAACTCTAGAAGAAATGAGAAGGCGTCAAAATGAATTTAAAGAAGAACTAAGGAGAGAATTAAGAGAAACCGGTGAAGTTACCAATTCTATTAAGAAAGATTTGTCAGATAAGCCAATTATTAGACCTTATCATCAACCTACTCAGGATTATAAGATTAAACAACTTGAGGAGGAAATAAAGAGACTGCAAAGTGAGTTAGAGAGGTTGAAGAATGGTGACAGAAAGAACTGAACTACAAAGAGATGAAGAAAGACCTCTGCTCTCTCATTTGGCAGAGTTAGCTGTTAGGTTAAGGAGAGCTTTTATTACTCTCTTTGTAGCATTTGTAATATTCTTCGCTTTTGGATACACTACAATCTCAGTTTCCGGTCATGTTGTTCCCATAATTTATCCAAATTTGTTTCATAGTTTTTCAGACGCGCTGATGTTATTTTTTAATTCATCATGAACTTCCGTCTCAGCTTATGTTGCTAAACTTAAACCCTTTCGATCCGCTTTATGCTTCGGCTTATGTTTCTTTTTATATGTCAATATTCATATCCTTACCGATTTTCCTTAAAGAATTCTGGGGTTTTGTTTCACCAGGCTTATATGAGCATGAAAAGAGGTTGATAAAATATACTATTACTCCAGAAATTTTACTTTTTGCTGCTGGTTCTCTTTTTGCTTATTTTATAATAGTTCCTTTGATGATGAAGTTCGTAGTTTTATATACCACAGCCTTGGGCGTTGAGCCGACGCTTAGTTTAAGAGCCTTCGTCTCAACTGTAGTTTCCCTTATGATGGTTACCGGAATAGCCTTCGAGTACCCACTAGCGATGTCGATACTAACTTACGTCGGAATGGTTAAGGCTGATAGCTGGAAGAAGAATTGGAGATGGGGAGTGATGGGAGCTTTTATCATAGCCTGGATTATTTCTCCCGGAACAACAGGAGGAGTAATTGAGACTACAATAGGAGTTATACTCTCAGTATTATATTTCGTAGGAGTAGCCTCAGCAAAAATAATAGAAAAAAGATCATTAAGAAATACGAAAATTTAACCCTTCTTGTATTCCGTTGGAATTTACGTCTTTTTATGTTTTGATTCCAATTTTAACAAGGAGAATGATAAAAATATACTTTCTAAATCTTTAATTTTATAAAATATGAGGAAAATCTTCTACATATGATGGAAGTAGAATTTTTAATTTTATTACTTATCTCTAGTATTATTGCAGGATTTTTAGGGTCTTTGACCGGATTGGGCGGGGCTACAGTTCTAGTGCCGATTTATACACTTTTCCTAGGAATACCTATGGCTTATGCTACTGGTGCCAGTTTAATATCCACTATTGCAACGTCTAGCGGTACGGCTAGTGCTTACATAAAGGATAGAATTACAAACGTGAGGATAGGAATGTCTTTAGAAATAGCAACTACTGGAGGTGCAATAATAGGTTCTTTGCTTGCTCACTGGATTTATGAACACCACTTAGTCTTTATTCTCTTCATCGTCTTTGGCGTAGTGATTTTATCTTCTGTTTATCCTCAGATAGAGAAAAGTTCTCTTGAATTACCAAAGCCAATGAAACCAGACTGGACTACTAAGATCTTTCAACTTTACGGTGAATATTACGACGCCGCATTAAGACAGGAGGTAAAATATTATGGAGTTAGATGGTGGTTAGGGGAAATAGTAATGTTCTTTGCAGGATTAATTTCCGGTTTACTGGGAATAGGTAGTGGAGCGTTGAAGGTAATAGGAATGGATTGGGCAATGAACCTACCGTTGAAGGTGAGCACTACCACGAGTAATTTCATGATAGGAGTAACTGCGGCCACCAGCAGTTCATTATATTGGTTGTTTGGATATATTGAGCCAGCTTTAGCAGGCATAACAGCAGTCGGCGTTATTATTGGTTCATATCTTGGCACAAAAGTTTTAGTAAAGACCAGAAATACTAGGCTTAGGCTAATTTTTATCATAATATTGATATTTTTAGGGATAGAGATGATTATTAGGGGTGTATCATTATGGACATGAACGACGTAATTGGATACGCTCTTAGGATAGGTGTATTAATTAGCATTTCGCTGATAATAATAGGCTTTATTTTACTATCTACAACTCCACAGTTTTCTGAACTTACGTCACCAAATTCAAGGTTTAATACGTCAGTAGTTAAGCCTGAGGAAGTATTTAGGGGAATTAGGAAAGGTAACGGGGTTGATTTCATACTTCTAGGTTTAATGGTGTTAATAGCAACACCAGTGGTCAGGGTAGTTCTAGGAATAATACAGTTCGCTATGCAGAGGAATGTAATATATGTAATTATAACGTTAATAGTATTATTTAACTTATTGTTAGCAATATTTATTCTCCCACTTATAATATAGGATATAGTTCTATTTTTACTTCTTCTACTTAATGTTATACTTGTAATAACTGAAGTTTATGGTATAGCAAATAAGGAGCCGGTACATGATTATTATTTGATTTGGCGAACTCACATTACGAACTTCTAGAATACTAAAAATGAACTTCTTGAGACAATACTTAGAGTGAAGAACAAGCCTACCTAGTTTTTACATACCTTTGCAACAGTTAGCCGAGATAATGGAAAGAAAGTTTATTTAATTTAAAAAATATAAACCTCTTTTCCTTCTTTTTTATATGGTTCGTTTAATCATATCTTGTATGGATTATAGGCTAAGTCAAGAAGTTATGAATAGAGTAAAAAGCGAAAACGATATTGTAATAAGGAACGCAGGAGCAAACATTTACGAGTTAAAAGACAGACTCAAGGGAATAAATGTAGACGAAGTAATCTTTTTACCTCATACAGACTGCGCAGCAATGAAGTTAGTTAACTCCGCAATAAAGGATGGAAAGGACGTAGACAAAGAAATCGAAGAGAAACTCGTATCACAGTTCAGAGGTAAGGAGTTCTCCTCGATTCAAGAGCTTGAAAAATTAAATGCAGAAATTGGAGAGAAAATGCTAAAGGAAATCTTTCCAAACGCTAAAATAACCACGGAATTAATAGACGTAAATAAAATAAAGATTCCTCAGAAAAAGACTAAGTACTATTTACTAAAG from Acidianus ambivalens harbors:
- a CDS encoding twin-arginine translocase TatA/TatE family subunit; its protein translation is MFALQPSDIAIIIIVALVLFFGTSKIPELFRSMGKAVGEFKKGRLEAELEMQQMQQQNQPQVQNQADKAAELERQIQELQKQLEQLKSQKQQQQ
- the cbsB gene encoding cytochrome b558/566 subunit B, with product MSYIKIFSIFLAISSSLAFLFEFIFPISYLPITFPYEGLLSYLGTAGLYMEVVFLGLVAIVMSNKVRSLLPLGIALLVSPSLNLIHNYSLSPYWSFVEIVLALLGIASLIEVTIKSNRRSLLFLPTLIMVMITTYAGTDTVFLHGDLAICYSFVFISSLLGVIIYAIIYNKIISKRAMMSYIAAIPGLFVFLPLYFLVVNNRFLEIIMNMVIPSAFGIVLYNPYNLPILLLALSVSIYTILLLAIKGNGYAGLGYFIIITTAFQAITGFHLLLYLLAPFIGFSILNYREIGNERTIMDDLKKLVQRLSLNT
- the cbsA gene encoding cytochrome b558/566 subunit A, which gives rise to MRKKIPLLIALVAMLFSIMLAFENVPLAQSFPTIVAYKVVGSANLANPGSCSFWNDIPWVNLSLTANIPNAPTSGLTHYILVKAAWNGSDIFVLVKWPAPNPAFGAWSAAAGALYPSATGPGLFRIIELMPGATYKLLTNCTGYVSIVNGKSESGRLAFSYKGVTVLAPNDTQIQVLSNGIILFYHSLRPMEYILYCNGLFYGYYTNSTWYYPDRVAMMWYMGTGTPTMDGMNIGGKYPGQVYDGYNLSVAGGSFKMPGGAANIWMWVSGATWNNATYDPAFKVHLWANESLTGLPYTDPDCGGFAVPLYTNNTNMYEVDCTGIWYTPVQSSGLNGSLFMIRTGAKWCNGYWTVEYVRSLTVPSNIAKYEPQITLNTTYYVAFAVWQGREGETLLDKSIVTPFVTLSLSTASHPTPPPPLVISPTLMTVTVVGVVVAVVALAIIWIVYRK
- a CDS encoding twin-arginine translocase TatA/TatE family subunit codes for the protein MLGNISDTAIIILIAILLLAGQKDVAGTVRNLGKTLEEMRRRQNEFKEELRRELRETGEVTNSIKKDLSDKPIIRPYHQPTQDYKIKQLEEEIKRLQSELERLKNGDRKN
- a CDS encoding carbonic anhydrase, coding for MVRLIISCMDYRLSQEVMNRVKSENDIVIRNAGANIYELKDRLKGINVDEVIFLPHTDCAAMKLVNSAIKDGKDVDKEIEEKLVSQFRGKEFSSIQELEKLNAEIGEKMLKEIFPNAKITTELIDVNKIKIPQKKTKYYLLKPQARYNEEIIGSYVIQAFSKEDVTADIKIAESLGLKLEKSELG
- a CDS encoding sulfite exporter TauE/SafE family protein: MMEVEFLILLLISSIIAGFLGSLTGLGGATVLVPIYTLFLGIPMAYATGASLISTIATSSGTASAYIKDRITNVRIGMSLEIATTGGAIIGSLLAHWIYEHHLVFILFIVFGVVILSSVYPQIEKSSLELPKPMKPDWTTKIFQLYGEYYDAALRQEVKYYGVRWWLGEIVMFFAGLISGLLGIGSGALKVIGMDWAMNLPLKVSTTTSNFMIGVTAATSSSLYWLFGYIEPALAGITAVGVIIGSYLGTKVLVKTRNTRLRLIFIIILIFLGIEMIIRGVSLWT
- a CDS encoding DUF1634 domain-containing protein is translated as MDMNDVIGYALRIGVLISISLIIIGFILLSTTPQFSELTSPNSRFNTSVVKPEEVFRGIRKGNGVDFILLGLMVLIATPVVRVVLGIIQFAMQRNVIYVIITLIVLFNLLLAIFILPLII